A window of the Syntrophaceae bacterium genome harbors these coding sequences:
- the proC gene encoding pyrroline-5-carboxylate reductase: MDKKTRIGFIGGGKMGGAIVGGLLSRGVADAGRIWVSDTAKDRLQKLKDLHGIHTTTDNRTAVKNADILILAVKPQVMGSVLKGLSGAVGPSKLVISIAAGIPIAFLEEHLGKGVRVIRTMPNTPALIGEGATALARGSHASEQDLEAARQIFNAVGQTVLVPEEQLDAVTGLSGSGPAYGFIILEALSDGGVRMGLPRDTALVLAAQTLLGAARLVLAGDKHPGQLKDMVTSPGGTTIAGIQALEEGGLRAALIRAVEAATLRSQELGKAK, encoded by the coding sequence ATGGATAAAAAGACGAGAATCGGCTTCATCGGCGGCGGGAAGATGGGTGGTGCCATCGTCGGGGGACTTCTCTCGCGTGGCGTGGCGGATGCAGGACGGATCTGGGTATCCGACACGGCAAAGGACAGGCTCCAGAAACTGAAAGACCTCCATGGAATTCATACTACAACGGACAACAGGACGGCCGTGAAGAATGCCGACATCCTGATCCTCGCCGTCAAGCCCCAGGTCATGGGATCGGTCCTCAAGGGACTTTCCGGGGCCGTCGGCCCTTCAAAACTGGTCATTTCCATTGCGGCCGGCATCCCTATCGCGTTCCTCGAGGAGCACCTTGGCAAGGGGGTCCGGGTCATCCGCACCATGCCCAACACACCGGCCCTGATCGGCGAAGGCGCCACGGCCCTGGCCCGGGGAAGTCACGCCTCGGAACAGGACCTGGAGGCGGCTCGGCAGATCTTCAACGCCGTGGGCCAAACTGTCCTCGTCCCGGAGGAGCAGCTCGACGCCGTCACGGGTCTCAGCGGCAGCGGCCCCGCCTACGGGTTCATCATTCTGGAGGCCCTCTCCGACGGGGGCGTCCGGATGGGACTTCCCCGGGACACGGCCCTCGTACTCGCAGCCCAGACACTTCTTGGGGCGGCGCGCCTGGTTCTCGCCGGAGACAAACATCCGGGCCAGCTCAAAGACATGGTTACATCCCCGGGAGGGACGACCATCGCGGGGATCCAGGCACTGGAGGAAGGGGGCCTGCGGGCAGCCCTGATCCGGGCCGTGGAGGCGGCGACGCTGCGTTCGCAGGAACTGGGAAAAGCAAAATAA
- a CDS encoding tetratricopeptide repeat protein, with protein MKKNILIFLLTVLIACFTPSAPLAQGLPDLQAGIEQYKADNYEEALEIFKKVREENASSSEAAFWLGLTYKQMNSTAEALPHLEAASTLKPSVKEAVIELIDALYQTGRVGEAKKWIGVAEENSIYPAKTAFLKGMVLAREERHSEAIESFERSKKMDPSYKTAADFQIGVSLMLEKKFDKARDRFQAAITQDPLSDLAAYARRYTDIVERRSFLERPLRFTFGMMGQYDTNFIQEPNDYIGIPLPTPGQLDMGKEYGYALMTSARMDWVPALKGPWLFNAGFAVLSTLHERFIIAQNGNVPSTNYDMFATSIYMAPGYDFGRAALNLSMNYTNTLKRNPGYERYIDTYNIGPLFRVALTPTNSQILEFYAGYSKKDYANKVNTEIWPYQDVLDRDEEDQTSEGFNAHASWFWLFRNTGLFNLKYTYNKDHARGVNWDNEGHRFTANLIYPVWKALKLQISGDAYLQDFTHPSTFAIFNGVTRKDRIYTGTAGLTWEFNRHLSALIQYTRIRAHSNIFLYDYNREIYAAGFELRF; from the coding sequence ATGAAAAAGAACATCCTGATTTTCCTTCTGACAGTCCTCATCGCTTGTTTCACTCCTTCGGCACCCCTTGCACAGGGTTTGCCGGACCTGCAGGCGGGAATCGAGCAGTACAAAGCTGACAATTACGAGGAGGCCCTGGAAATCTTCAAGAAGGTCAGAGAGGAAAACGCTTCCTCGTCGGAGGCCGCCTTCTGGCTGGGACTGACCTACAAGCAGATGAACAGTACGGCGGAGGCGCTGCCGCATCTGGAAGCCGCATCCACCCTGAAGCCATCCGTCAAGGAAGCGGTCATCGAACTGATAGACGCCCTGTACCAGACCGGCAGGGTGGGAGAAGCGAAAAAGTGGATAGGCGTGGCGGAAGAGAACAGCATCTATCCTGCCAAAACGGCTTTCCTCAAGGGGATGGTACTCGCAAGGGAGGAGAGGCACAGCGAGGCCATTGAATCCTTCGAGCGGTCCAAGAAAATGGACCCCAGCTACAAAACCGCCGCGGATTTCCAGATCGGCGTCTCCCTGATGCTTGAAAAAAAGTTCGACAAGGCCAGGGATCGCTTCCAGGCCGCCATCACCCAGGATCCTCTCTCCGACCTGGCTGCCTACGCCCGGCGCTATACGGACATCGTGGAGCGGCGCAGCTTCCTCGAGAGGCCCCTGCGCTTCACCTTCGGCATGATGGGTCAGTATGACACGAACTTCATCCAGGAGCCGAACGACTATATTGGCATTCCCTTACCGACGCCCGGACAGCTCGATATGGGCAAGGAATACGGTTACGCGCTGATGACCTCTGCGCGTATGGACTGGGTCCCGGCCCTAAAGGGTCCATGGCTGTTCAACGCCGGCTTCGCCGTCCTGAGCACGCTCCATGAGCGGTTCATCATCGCCCAGAACGGAAACGTGCCGTCGACCAACTACGACATGTTCGCCACGAGTATTTACATGGCGCCGGGCTACGATTTCGGCCGCGCCGCCCTCAACCTGTCAATGAATTATACCAACACGCTGAAGAGAAACCCCGGCTATGAGCGCTACATCGACACGTACAACATCGGACCCCTCTTCCGGGTCGCCCTGACCCCGACCAACAGCCAGATCCTGGAATTCTACGCCGGCTATTCCAAGAAGGATTACGCCAACAAGGTCAATACGGAAATATGGCCGTATCAGGACGTCCTCGACAGGGACGAGGAAGATCAGACCTCCGAAGGGTTCAACGCCCATGCCAGCTGGTTCTGGCTCTTCCGGAACACCGGCCTCTTCAACCTGAAATACACCTACAACAAGGATCATGCCCGGGGCGTCAACTGGGACAATGAAGGGCACCGCTTCACTGCGAACCTGATCTATCCCGTCTGGAAGGCCCTCAAGCTCCAGATCTCCGGAGATGCCTACCTCCAGGATTTCACCCATCCGAGCACCTTCGCCATCTTCAACGGCGTAACCAGGAAAGACAGGATCTACACGGGCACGGCAGGCCTCACCTGGGAATTCAACCGGCATCTGAGCGCTCTGATCCAATACACACGCATTCGGGCCCACTCGAACATCTTCCTGTACGACTACAATCGGGAGATCTATGCGGCGGGATTCGAACTGCGGTTTTAG
- the murJ gene encoding murein biosynthesis integral membrane protein MurJ has protein sequence MLSRVFGFIRDVVIAAFFGAGLATDAFFVAFRIPNMLRRLLAEGSLTVSFVPVFTEYLKKKSREEAFELADVAFTALSIILVVVSLLGVLFAPLIVTVMAPGFSRVPEQYDLAVFLTRLMFPYIFFISLVALCMGILNSLRHFAAPALSPVMLNITMILGALFLKDCFSEPIVGLAVGVMAGGILQLVMQWPFLVRMGIRLKLNFAFRHPGVRRIGALMLPAIFGAAIYQINVFIGTVLASLLPRGSVSYLYYADRMVELPLGVFAIAIGTATLPSFSEQVAQGRFDELKKTISFSLRLMLFITVPSMVALIALRVPIISVLFERGAFTAESTTQTAWALLCYSVGLWAFSVIRVIVSAFYSLQDTKSPMRAAIVALVVNVAFSVVLMYPMKHGGIALATSIASAVNVGMLSVILWRRIGPFLMRDFYPSLGKVLFSSAVMWGVILGVDVLYPWNASGPFFERAVFLVLAVLFGGGAFLLSSWLVRSPEITALADALRRKMSRSRTGKTP, from the coding sequence ATGCTATCCCGGGTCTTCGGCTTCATCCGGGACGTGGTCATTGCCGCCTTCTTCGGGGCGGGTCTCGCCACGGACGCCTTCTTCGTGGCCTTCCGGATTCCCAACATGCTCCGGCGCCTCCTTGCGGAGGGATCCCTGACCGTCTCTTTCGTTCCCGTCTTCACGGAGTATCTCAAGAAGAAATCCCGGGAAGAGGCCTTCGAGCTGGCCGATGTGGCCTTCACGGCGCTCTCGATCATCCTCGTGGTCGTTTCCCTGCTCGGCGTCCTCTTCGCCCCCCTCATTGTCACGGTGATGGCCCCGGGGTTCTCGCGGGTTCCCGAGCAGTACGACCTGGCGGTCTTCCTGACCCGCCTGATGTTTCCCTACATCTTTTTCATCTCCCTGGTGGCCCTGTGCATGGGGATCCTCAATTCCCTCCGACACTTCGCCGCCCCGGCCCTCTCGCCGGTGATGCTCAACATCACCATGATCCTGGGGGCCCTTTTTCTGAAGGACTGCTTCTCCGAGCCGATCGTGGGGCTCGCCGTGGGCGTCATGGCGGGGGGGATTCTACAGCTGGTCATGCAGTGGCCTTTCCTCGTGAGAATGGGGATACGGCTCAAGCTGAACTTCGCTTTCCGCCACCCCGGCGTCCGGCGCATCGGCGCCCTGATGCTGCCGGCGATTTTCGGCGCCGCCATCTATCAGATCAATGTCTTCATTGGGACGGTCCTGGCATCGCTCCTGCCCAGAGGAAGCGTCTCTTACCTTTACTATGCCGACCGGATGGTGGAGCTTCCCCTGGGAGTCTTCGCCATTGCCATCGGGACGGCCACGCTGCCGAGCTTCTCCGAGCAGGTCGCCCAGGGCCGGTTCGACGAGCTGAAAAAAACGATCTCTTTTTCGCTCCGGCTGATGCTCTTCATTACCGTTCCCTCCATGGTGGCCCTGATCGCCCTGCGGGTTCCCATCATCTCGGTCCTCTTCGAGCGGGGGGCGTTCACAGCCGAGTCCACGACGCAGACAGCCTGGGCCCTCCTGTGCTACTCCGTTGGCCTGTGGGCCTTCTCGGTCATCCGGGTCATCGTCTCGGCCTTTTACTCTCTTCAGGACACGAAATCCCCCATGAGGGCGGCCATCGTCGCCCTGGTGGTAAACGTCGCCTTCAGCGTGGTTTTGATGTATCCCATGAAGCACGGCGGGATCGCCCTGGCGACCTCCATCGCCTCGGCGGTAAACGTGGGAATGCTTTCCGTCATCCTCTGGCGCAGGATCGGCCCCTTCCTGATGCGTGACTTTTATCCCTCCCTGGGCAAGGTCCTCTTTTCCTCGGCGGTAATGTGGGGCGTCATCCTCGGGGTTGATGTCCTGTATCCCTGGAATGCATCCGGTCCCTTCTTCGAGCGGGCCGTTTTCCTGGTCCTGGCGGTATTGTTCGGAGGCGGGGCGTTCCTGCTCTCCTCCTGGCTCGTCAGGAGCCCTGAGATAACGGCCCTGGCGGATGCACTGCGGCGAAAAATGAGCCGCTCCAGAACCGGGAAAACCCCCTGA
- a CDS encoding Rne/Rng family ribonuclease, which produces MKRMLINAVHVEQKRMAIVDAGKLLEFYIQMSVREPITGNIYKGTVLKVERGLQAAFVNYGGRRDGFLPLRDVSDDYFTPAEGGRSVLKTGQEVLVQVLREMSERKGALLTTYLSLPGRYLVLLPNKAGSGVSRKIEDEEDRKRLKDLVEQIRVGEGMGLIVRTAGMTRTKQELSRDYQNQLRLWKEIQKAAKESPSPALIYQESDFGVLALRDYYTSDIEEILVDDQETFKKMRNYCKVVSPRMAKFVKLHKENAPIFDQHNLEDQIRVIYQERVDLKSGGHIVINPTEAMITIDVNSGRGSNKRNVEETAFRTNLDAAEEIARQLRLRDLGGLIVIDFIDMADSKHRAEVEKAFKKALSLDRSRIQLSRISKFGMLELSRQKKQPTIQEISFSMCPFCKGRGVRPSLESTALAAFRRIQSQAVKGFSAVLKVSLPYEIADYLQNQKRSELLKLENQYDMDIHISGSPDMAWDMLRVESVGRQAAPALVPEQEPELDRDEPDEPVEVEMNTETPETASKPKRQRRQPKKQEKGAPVKEPRKNAGTIEGKTGREKALEPVPTAPSTEMHIVAGDAETLPGQEPPKKKSRRRPRRRRRSGARVESRGEGQGEVDLPQDGEVKVSGESNPLESESFFDLDDEDDSFGGFFSRQRR; this is translated from the coding sequence ATGAAACGAATGCTTATCAATGCCGTGCACGTCGAGCAGAAGCGCATGGCCATCGTCGACGCGGGCAAACTGCTGGAATTCTATATCCAGATGTCCGTGCGGGAACCCATTACGGGCAACATCTACAAGGGAACGGTCCTGAAGGTCGAGCGGGGGCTCCAGGCGGCCTTCGTGAATTACGGGGGCAGGCGGGACGGTTTCCTGCCGCTTCGGGACGTGAGCGACGACTACTTTACACCTGCGGAAGGGGGACGGTCCGTCCTCAAGACGGGTCAGGAAGTGCTCGTCCAGGTTCTCCGCGAGATGAGCGAACGCAAGGGGGCGCTCCTCACGACGTACCTTTCCCTTCCCGGCCGCTACCTGGTGCTCTTGCCCAACAAGGCCGGCAGCGGCGTTTCCCGGAAGATCGAGGACGAGGAAGACCGGAAGCGCCTCAAGGATCTGGTGGAACAGATCCGCGTCGGAGAGGGGATGGGGCTCATCGTCCGGACCGCAGGCATGACCCGGACCAAGCAGGAGCTCTCCCGCGATTACCAGAACCAGCTGCGCCTCTGGAAGGAGATCCAGAAGGCGGCGAAGGAATCCCCCTCGCCGGCTCTCATCTACCAGGAAAGCGATTTCGGCGTTCTGGCCCTCCGGGACTACTACACCTCCGATATCGAGGAAATTCTCGTCGACGACCAGGAAACCTTCAAGAAGATGCGCAACTACTGCAAGGTCGTCTCGCCCCGGATGGCCAAGTTCGTCAAACTCCACAAGGAAAACGCCCCCATCTTCGACCAGCACAACCTGGAGGACCAGATCCGCGTGATTTACCAGGAGCGGGTCGATCTGAAATCGGGCGGCCATATCGTCATCAACCCGACGGAGGCGATGATTACGATCGACGTAAACTCCGGCCGGGGATCCAACAAGCGCAACGTTGAGGAAACGGCCTTCCGGACCAATCTCGACGCGGCGGAGGAGATCGCGCGGCAACTGCGCCTCCGGGATCTCGGCGGGCTCATCGTCATCGATTTCATCGACATGGCCGACAGCAAGCATCGGGCGGAGGTGGAGAAGGCATTCAAGAAGGCCCTGAGCCTGGACCGGTCCCGGATCCAACTCTCCCGGATCTCCAAGTTCGGAATGCTGGAGCTTTCCAGGCAGAAGAAGCAGCCCACCATCCAGGAAATCAGCTTCTCCATGTGCCCCTTCTGCAAAGGCCGGGGAGTCCGGCCATCGCTGGAATCCACGGCTCTGGCGGCCTTCCGGAGAATCCAGTCCCAGGCTGTAAAGGGTTTCTCGGCGGTGCTGAAGGTTTCGCTTCCTTACGAGATTGCGGATTACCTCCAGAACCAGAAGCGGTCCGAGCTCCTGAAGCTGGAAAACCAATATGACATGGACATCCATATCTCCGGAAGCCCCGACATGGCCTGGGACATGCTCCGTGTCGAATCCGTCGGCAGGCAGGCGGCGCCGGCACTGGTGCCGGAACAGGAGCCGGAGTTGGACAGGGATGAACCGGATGAGCCGGTTGAAGTGGAGATGAATACCGAGACACCGGAAACGGCGTCGAAACCGAAAAGACAGCGAAGGCAGCCGAAGAAGCAGGAAAAAGGCGCCCCGGTCAAAGAGCCCCGAAAAAACGCCGGGACCATCGAAGGAAAGACGGGTCGGGAAAAGGCCCTTGAACCGGTTCCAACCGCACCATCAACGGAGATGCACATTGTCGCCGGTGACGCCGAGACGCTGCCGGGGCAGGAGCCCCCGAAGAAGAAATCCCGTCGCCGGCCTCGCCGCCGCCGGAGATCAGGCGCCCGGGTGGAGAGTCGGGGTGAGGGACAGGGGGAGGTAGATCTTCCGCAGGACGGCGAGGTGAAGGTGTCCGGCGAAAGCAACCCGCTGGAAAGCGAATCGTTTTTTGACCTGGATGACGAGGACGATTCCTTCGGTGGTTTTTTCTCGCGGCAACGACGCTGA
- a CDS encoding citramalate synthase — protein sequence MTKTDILVYDTTLRDGAQGEMINFTAEDKLRIAHRLDDLGFHYIEGGWPGSNPKDVRFFELAKNAALKHARLAAFGSTRRPGIRPESCENLKAILDAQTPVATIFGKSWDLHVTEILGTTLEENLVMIRDSVAFLKDRGREVVYDAEHFFDGFKRNGDYALQTLQAAFEAGADMIVLCDTNGGTLPHEVTEIVRKVGEALPKAKLGIHAHNDGGVGVANTLAAVQAGAKMIQGTVNGFGERCGNADLVASVCNLQLKMRRRCFSESALRQMTNLSLYVSDVANVPPQNSMPFTGRSAFAHKGGIHVNAILKNAEAYEHIRPEAVGNHQRVLVSDMAGRSNIEYKARELGIDLGKDGTVSKSIVKQIKQMEDKGYQFDAADGSLSLLIRKATGEFTEPFVLECFNVAVVKTAHHPSTALATIKISVGDEEELTAAEGNGPINALDHALRKALAKFYPEIEGMHLTDFKVRIVEASEGTAAVVKVMIESADEKEAWSTIGVSENVIEASWYALVDSMQYKLSKDRLNKNHKRRETAPA from the coding sequence ATGACAAAAACCGATATCCTGGTCTACGACACGACCCTCCGGGACGGAGCTCAGGGGGAGATGATCAACTTCACGGCGGAGGACAAGCTCCGGATCGCTCATCGACTCGATGACTTGGGGTTCCACTACATCGAAGGGGGATGGCCGGGATCGAACCCGAAAGACGTACGGTTCTTCGAGCTGGCAAAAAACGCCGCCCTGAAGCATGCCCGGCTGGCTGCCTTCGGCAGCACCCGTCGGCCGGGCATTCGCCCGGAGTCCTGCGAGAACCTGAAAGCCATCCTGGATGCCCAGACGCCGGTGGCGACCATTTTCGGCAAGTCCTGGGACCTCCATGTCACGGAAATCCTGGGTACGACACTGGAGGAAAACCTGGTGATGATCCGGGATTCCGTGGCCTTTCTCAAGGACAGGGGCCGCGAGGTCGTCTACGATGCGGAGCATTTTTTCGACGGGTTCAAGCGGAACGGCGACTATGCCCTGCAGACCTTGCAGGCGGCTTTTGAGGCGGGAGCCGACATGATTGTCCTCTGCGACACCAATGGAGGCACCCTGCCCCACGAGGTGACAGAGATCGTCCGGAAGGTCGGAGAGGCCCTGCCCAAGGCGAAGCTGGGCATCCACGCCCATAACGACGGGGGCGTCGGGGTGGCCAACACGCTCGCCGCTGTCCAGGCCGGGGCGAAGATGATCCAGGGGACGGTCAACGGTTTCGGCGAACGATGCGGCAATGCCGACCTGGTCGCTTCCGTCTGCAATCTTCAGCTCAAGATGCGCCGGCGCTGCTTTTCCGAATCGGCCCTCCGGCAGATGACGAACCTTTCCCTGTACGTGAGCGACGTGGCCAACGTACCGCCCCAGAACTCCATGCCGTTCACGGGCCGGAGCGCCTTCGCCCACAAGGGAGGGATCCATGTCAATGCGATCCTGAAGAATGCGGAGGCCTACGAGCACATCCGGCCCGAGGCGGTGGGGAACCACCAGCGGGTCCTCGTTTCCGACATGGCCGGCCGGAGCAACATCGAATACAAGGCCCGGGAACTGGGCATCGATCTTGGAAAAGACGGCACGGTGAGCAAGAGCATCGTCAAGCAGATCAAACAAATGGAAGACAAGGGGTACCAGTTCGACGCCGCCGACGGGTCCCTCTCGCTCCTGATCCGGAAGGCCACCGGCGAGTTCACCGAGCCCTTCGTCCTGGAGTGTTTCAATGTGGCGGTCGTGAAGACGGCGCACCATCCCTCCACCGCACTGGCGACGATCAAAATCTCCGTGGGCGACGAGGAGGAACTGACGGCTGCCGAGGGAAACGGTCCCATCAATGCCCTGGATCATGCCCTCCGGAAGGCCCTGGCGAAATTCTATCCCGAGATCGAGGGGATGCACCTGACGGATTTCAAGGTTCGCATCGTCGAGGCGAGCGAGGGAACGGCGGCGGTGGTCAAGGTCATGATCGAGTCGGCCGATGAAAAAGAGGCCTGGAGCACCATCGGCGTTTCGGAGAACGTTATCGAGGCCAGCTGGTATGCCCTCGTGGACAGTATGCAGTACAAACTGAGCAAGGATCGGCTCAACAAGAATCACAAGCGGCGGGAAACCGCGCCGGCCTAA
- a CDS encoding YggT family protein, producing MFVAQNLIVAVAKVINLILTIYMWIIIARALVSWVNPDPYNPIVRFLYRATEPVLAPLRRLIPFSTGGIDLSPILVLLIIFFLQEFLVQTLIQAALRF from the coding sequence ATGTTTGTCGCACAAAACCTGATTGTGGCCGTTGCCAAGGTCATCAACCTGATCCTGACCATCTACATGTGGATCATCATCGCCCGGGCCCTCGTCTCCTGGGTGAACCCGGATCCCTACAATCCGATCGTCCGCTTCCTCTACCGGGCCACCGAGCCGGTCCTGGCGCCGCTCCGGAGATTGATTCCGTTCAGCACGGGCGGGATCGATCTCTCGCCGATCCTGGTCCTCCTGATCATTTTTTTCCTCCAGGAGTTTCTTGTTCAAACCCTGATCCAGGCTGCCCTGCGCTTCTGA
- a CDS encoding threonylcarbamoyl-AMP synthase, with protein MLLAIHNSHPQPRQIRRAVDVLKAGGLVVYPTDTVYGLGCDLYNKKGIERIYQIKRRDRNKPLSFICADLKDISQYARVTDYAYKIMRRLLPGPYTFILEASRLVPKIILPKRQTTGIRVPDNAICNALLAELGSPIISTSVKLEDGSYMNDPREIEKKFGHCVDLVIDGGSLIPEESSVISLLQDEAEVIRVGKGDVSAFL; from the coding sequence ATGCTGTTGGCAATCCACAATTCGCACCCCCAGCCGCGCCAGATCCGGAGGGCCGTCGATGTGCTCAAGGCCGGAGGCCTCGTGGTCTATCCCACGGACACAGTCTACGGGCTGGGTTGCGACCTGTACAATAAAAAAGGAATTGAACGTATTTATCAGATCAAAAGGCGGGACAGAAACAAACCCCTGAGTTTCATCTGCGCCGACCTGAAGGACATCAGCCAGTACGCCCGGGTCACCGATTATGCCTACAAGATCATGCGGCGACTTCTCCCCGGGCCGTACACCTTCATCCTGGAGGCTTCCAGGCTGGTTCCCAAGATCATCCTCCCCAAGCGTCAGACCACGGGCATCCGCGTACCGGACAATGCCATCTGCAACGCTCTCCTGGCCGAACTGGGTTCGCCCATCATCAGCACATCCGTCAAGTTGGAAGACGGAAGCTACATGAACGACCCCCGGGAGATCGAGAAGAAGTTCGGACACTGCGTCGATCTGGTCATCGACGGGGGGAGCCTGATACCCGAGGAATCCAGCGTAATCAGCCTGCTGCAGGACGAAGCGGAGGTTATCCGGGTCGGCAAGGGGGACGTCTCGGCCTTTCTCTGA
- the serS gene encoding serine--tRNA ligase, protein MLDIKYLRQNLEHIRIKMLERGQEIDMGRFTELDARRRDILQEVEVLRSERNAVSKEIGEKKKRKEDAAEIIARMGEVSARIKTLDETLKQTEEDLNAFLMVIPNVPHESVEYGTCSEDNPVIRTWGEKRVFDFAPKPHWDIGEDLKILDFARGAKITGARFTLYRGAGALLERAITNFMLDLHTRQHGYLEILPPFMANRDSMTGTGQLPKFEEDLFHVEKTDYYLIPTAEVPVTNIHRDEILEEKDLPIYYVAYSPCFRAEAGSYGKDTRGLIRQHQFNKVEMVKFSQPETSYDELEKLTANAEEVLKRLKIPFRTVSLCTADLGFSSAKTYDIEAWLPGQEAYREISSCSNFEDFQARRGAMRFRRTDGGRVEFLHTLNGSGLAVGRTVVAVLENYQQADGTVVVPDVLRPYMGGLEVIQ, encoded by the coding sequence ATGCTGGACATCAAATATCTGAGACAGAATCTGGAGCACATCCGGATCAAAATGCTGGAGCGGGGCCAGGAAATAGACATGGGCCGCTTCACGGAACTGGATGCGCGGCGGCGGGACATCCTCCAGGAAGTGGAGGTTCTCCGGAGTGAGCGGAACGCCGTCTCCAAGGAAATCGGGGAAAAGAAGAAGCGCAAGGAAGACGCCGCGGAGATCATCGCCCGGATGGGTGAGGTATCCGCCCGGATCAAGACCCTCGACGAGACGCTGAAGCAGACCGAGGAAGACCTGAATGCCTTCCTGATGGTCATTCCGAACGTGCCCCACGAGTCGGTGGAATACGGGACATGCTCCGAGGACAACCCGGTGATCCGTACCTGGGGAGAGAAGCGGGTTTTCGATTTTGCCCCGAAGCCCCACTGGGACATCGGCGAAGACCTGAAAATCCTCGACTTTGCCCGGGGGGCCAAGATCACGGGTGCCCGGTTCACCCTTTACCGGGGAGCGGGGGCGCTCCTGGAACGGGCCATCACCAATTTCATGCTGGATCTCCATACCCGGCAGCACGGCTACCTGGAGATCCTGCCGCCCTTCATGGCGAACCGGGACAGCATGACCGGAACGGGGCAGCTCCCGAAGTTCGAGGAGGACCTGTTCCACGTGGAGAAGACGGACTACTACCTCATCCCCACGGCGGAGGTGCCCGTCACGAACATTCACCGGGACGAGATCCTCGAAGAGAAGGACCTGCCGATATACTATGTGGCTTATTCGCCCTGTTTCCGGGCCGAGGCAGGATCTTACGGGAAGGATACCCGGGGGCTCATCCGGCAGCACCAGTTCAACAAGGTGGAAATGGTGAAGTTCAGCCAGCCGGAGACGTCCTATGATGAGTTGGAGAAACTGACGGCGAATGCCGAGGAAGTGCTGAAACGGCTGAAGATCCCCTTCCGGACGGTCAGCCTCTGTACGGCGGACCTGGGCTTCTCCTCCGCCAAGACCTACGATATCGAGGCCTGGCTGCCGGGGCAGGAAGCATACCGGGAGATTTCCTCCTGCAGCAATTTCGAGGACTTTCAGGCTCGGCGGGGTGCAATGCGATTCCGCCGGACTGACGGGGGCCGGGTGGAATTCCTCCATACGCTGAACGGTTCGGGGTTAGCGGTTGGGCGAACGGTGGTAGCCGTCTTGGAGAACTACCAGCAGGCCGACGGGACCGTCGTCGTCCCGGATGTTCTCAGGCCTTACATGGGAGGACTCGAGGTCATTCAATAG
- a CDS encoding DUF167 domain-containing protein, whose product MSIPLTETKSGLMLKVRVLPRSSRTEASGVQDGALKLKIMAPPVEGQANEACLRFLAETLGIRKSQITLVTGQTSKTKTFALSGVDRRELEHRLAELLGERKP is encoded by the coding sequence ATGTCGATTCCGCTAACCGAGACAAAAAGCGGCCTGATGCTGAAGGTCCGGGTTCTGCCCCGGTCCTCCCGGACGGAGGCCTCGGGCGTTCAGGACGGGGCGCTCAAGCTCAAGATCATGGCCCCCCCTGTGGAGGGGCAGGCCAACGAGGCCTGCCTCCGCTTCCTCGCTGAGACGCTGGGGATCCGGAAATCTCAGATAACCCTTGTGACAGGGCAGACTTCAAAAACAAAGACATTCGCGCTTTCCGGCGTGGACCGGCGGGAACTGGAACATCGGCTGGCGGAACTTCTGGGAGAACGGAAGCCGTGA
- a CDS encoding alpha/beta hydrolase: MMRTVDVDGRKLSTWVSGESLDPSRKTLVFIHGSAGDHTNWIYQYSTLKDRFQVAVLELPGHGQSEGPGEQSVDVYVEWVRKTIATLGIARPILIGHSLGSAISLTFAVRHGSLLTGIVTVGSGARMPVNPALLEGLKTNPGPIYEMAVKFSFTKANRERFGKIMVESMSRVDPMIFHGDLTACDRLDLTETAGSIRVPTLVVCGDDDKMTPPSLSEFLRDTIPGAKLARIPEAGHFAMMENPEAFNQVLSEFAESL, from the coding sequence ATGATGCGTACGGTGGATGTGGACGGCCGGAAACTGTCCACTTGGGTGAGCGGGGAGTCCCTTGACCCGTCGCGGAAAACCCTCGTGTTCATCCATGGCTCGGCGGGTGATCACACGAACTGGATCTACCAGTATTCGACCCTGAAAGACCGTTTCCAGGTCGCCGTCCTCGAACTGCCGGGCCACGGCCAATCCGAGGGGCCCGGTGAGCAGTCTGTGGACGTTTACGTGGAGTGGGTCCGAAAGACGATCGCCACCCTGGGCATCGCCCGGCCCATTCTCATCGGCCATTCCCTGGGATCCGCCATCAGCCTGACCTTCGCCGTCAGGCATGGATCCCTCCTCACGGGAATTGTAACCGTCGGAAGCGGCGCCCGCATGCCGGTGAACCCGGCCCTCCTGGAGGGGCTGAAAACGAACCCGGGGCCGATTTATGAAATGGCCGTCAAGTTTTCCTTTACCAAGGCCAATCGAGAGCGCTTTGGTAAAATCATGGTTGAGAGCATGTCGCGAGTGGATCCCATGATCTTTCATGGCGACCTGACCGCCTGCGACCGCCTGGACCTCACCGAGACCGCCGGTTCCATCCGGGTTCCAACCCTCGTTGTCTGCGGGGACGACGACAAGATGACCCCCCCGTCCCTTTCGGAATTCCTCCGGGATACCATTCCGGGTGCGAAACTTGCCCGCATTCCCGAGGCGGGCCATTTCGCCATGATGGAGAATCCGGAGGCTTTCAACCAGGTGCTCTCGGAATTCGCCGAATCTCTGTAG